The genomic window GCTTCTCTCCTGTGCCTATACTTCAATAGAGGCTTTATATTCTCATTTCATCATAGTTTCTGCCTGCCTAGATAGGATTCTTGATTTTTCATACTTTCATAGCCCTGAGAGCTTTCCTTTCaataaattattcattcattcgccTAATACAGATTGAGTATTGAGtcacttaatttttatattgactcAGCAtacaattaggaaaaaagaaaaagaaataactctAGGTATCTTAAACAGAGGAATTTAATTTAGGGAACTGGTTACAAAAGTGTTGGAAGGAGTAGAGTGGGTAAAGTTAAAAACATGacgtattggggcgcctgggtgactcaattggttgagcatccgacttcagctcaggtcatgatctcgtgtccgttgagttccagccccgtgtcaggcttcatgctgacagctcagagcctggagcctgcttcggattctgtgtctccctctctctctgtccctcccccactcatgctctgtctctctctctctctctgtctctctctctctctctctctctgtcaaaaataaatattaaaaaaaaaattttaaaaagacattacatATCAAgtgttgataagaatgtggaGCAACTGAAATTCCCAtgtactgctggtaggaatgtaaaataatacaactATGGAAAATTACTTTGCTGTTTCTTAAAGAGTGAGATATacaactaccatataatccagtcaTTACAAGCTTAAgtgtttacccaagagaaatgaaagaagatacccatacaaaaacttgtacacaaatgatcatagcagctttatttgtaatagcttaACACTAGAAACAAATGTCTGCCAAAAGgtgaatgaaaaacaaactgtgatacatataaacaatagaatactatgtagcaacaaaaaaggaataaaagattaaaatatgtaacatagGTCATTTtaattgtgctgagtgaaagaactcagattttaaagaagaaaatattgtacgattccatttatgtaaaattctagaaaatgcaagctATGATGACAAGAAGCAGATCTGTGgtgagggaagaagggggagagatTACAAAAGAGCATGACAAACTTTTGTAGCATGAGAAatcacatttgttatttttattgtgatgatGATATCACAGTATATACTtatgttaaaatttatcagaTTATAAATACATGTGGTATATCTCAACAAAACTGTAAAGGAGTTGAAAGGAGTCTGgaattgaaaaattgaaaaatggtAAGTGGTGACATTACCCAGAGATTAGCAACTGAAGAAAGCTCCCATCCACCCCTAGGGTTGGAGAATCATAAGGAAAAATGATGTTCACAGAGCCTGTGTTCCTTGACCACTAAGACTAATGGGGTCTCCACAAGAGCTACTGTTTCAATTACCACCTCTACTTCTCTCCAGGAATCCAGGAGCACACACTCTCATTACACCACAGGACCTGGGGAGTATGAAGTCATGTATAAATGCTGCTGCTTGTGGAGTGCTCATGGAGTCTAGGAGAGTTGCATCTGCAGGAGCCATCacctaaagcagaaaaaaaatggctcTCCCTTCTGTCTTTCAAATTCCTCCCATCCTTTTCTACCAATGATAGAAGCTAAGGGGAAGCTAGCTGGGAAGAAAGTTTATTTTGCAGGTTTCTAGCTCTCCCTGATCAGAGGGGAATAAGGAAAGGCACTTAAGGAGCTGAAGGCCAATGGACAAGTAACTCACCCAACTGTCTGATATATTACTCTTGgcagaggaaaatataaaatgagtaaaGCCATGGTTCTTACTTTTGTGGATCTTGTCTCTTAGCACTTCCTGGTTCTCCTGAGATTACATGGCTCTCCCATCCCCTGCCTCCACTAAATAGCCCACTATAAGAGCAGATGTACAGGCCACGAGAAAAGCACAGGATATAGGCATAGAAGGTGGGAGGCAAAGAAAGTGTATTCAGGTGAGTGGGGACAGTGCTAGCAGATTGGAGAGGCTGGCCTTTTCTACCACCAAGCAGCTTTTTGGGGGCTTTAACAGCCAGCCTCTGAAATAAACCTGTCATTACTTTCTGTGAAACCCTGCTAGAGAGATAGAAGCCCTCAAACATTAATTCTCATACCTGCATGTTAATTTGCTTTAGACTCAGAGGTTCTTGAAGGACACTAGGTGCCACTGAAGATCTCAGAAAGCTATGCTTTGAACACAGAAACTTATAATCAAttttgaaattacattttttatatcCTACAGATTAAAGTTCAGTTCCTTAAAAGCCTGCTGAGTTTTTTCATAATAACCATTTACAAAGTGGGAGCTAATTTAAtgtggaaaggaggaggaatttTTAGTGTAATTTTCAGCATTCACTTCTGTTTCAAATGGTGTGGGAGCTCCACTTGTGagttcatgtatttaaaaaaaatgatatttcattaaATTCACTTGACACTGACAAATCCACTGGTTACAGTCTTTTCAGTAATGCCTAACAAAAGAAACACTTcggaaaaataaatgcaataagaTAAAGAAAGAAGCTGCGTTTTCATGTATGTAAGTTCAGATGTTTAAATGTGAACCCACATACTCATAATAGTGTTTGGAgttgaataaagttttaaaatttagttttagttATACAAGTAATTCATAAGTAGCCAATGTGATCATTCAAAAGTACAGATAATGGAAAAGCTTTTATGATTCCCTCATAATCCCATTTGTCTAGAATCACTgctctttgtgtgtttgtgtggaaTTCTAccctttctctttgtgtttttctttactcACTATGTTACAAAGAGTTTGACTTGTCAATACAGATAGAtccatcttattctttttaagagTTGCATACATTTCCATATTATGGATATTCTACagtttaatattttctctatGTTAGACATTTAAGTtgtgcctgcctgcctccttccttctctccctcccctttctttttctgtattatatCTGTATAGTTGTTGTATAGTTACGCCACTCTGTCTTTTCTTTGATAATATTGGTTATCTTTttcatatagatatttttaaaatataataaaatttatcaagCTTTTCCTTAATGGCTTCTCTATTCTAAATTTTGCTCAAGAACAGTGTTCCAATCAAATATATACTCTATTTCTTTctaatacagaattttatataagCGCCCCTGTGTATTTATGGGTATATTAGGCTTAATTCATTAATcctctgaaatttatttaaatttatagtgtgaaatagggattttttttgcCAACTAGAttgctaattgtttttttttaaagattttatttttaagtaatctctgcatacAATGTAGAGcccgaacttacaaccctgagatcaagaatcacatgctccaccagGTGCCACGTGGATGGCCAGTTGTTCTAAACCCCATTCAGCATAGTTCGTCATTTTGCCCTGATTTGAAATAAACACTTTTACTCTGTATTTAAATGATCTGCTTCAAgactctattccattccatttatctatttgttaTTGTCTGTTACCAGATCAATAACAAAATGACTACAACAATATAACAATTACTACTGCTTTACAGTACATTTTGACATTGGCAAAGTATCTTTTTGGCAAAGTatactttgaatattttctctctgGAAATGATTTGAGAGtcagttttaaaattccatgaaAAAGGAATTTTGGAATTTTAATAAGGATTACACTAACTTTATAGATTAATTTGCCATCAGTTGAACTTTTAACAACATTGACTGTTGTCCTCAACGATCATGATATGTCTTTTCTTTATTCACATATTTCCTTACGTCCTTCAgtaaagttttgtagttttcttttttattatattgcaTACTTATTCTTTGGCTTAGTCCTCAGAATTGCATAGTTTTTAAGGCTATTTACATTtcctaataaatttttaaatgtgtttttatttttttaagtttatttattttgagagacggagagcatgtgtgagtgagtgcatgtgggaggggcagagagagaaggagaatctcaagcagtctgcACACTGTAAGTACGGAGCcaatgcagagctggaactcacaaaccacgggatcatgacctgagtggagatcaagaattggacacttaaccaactgagccactctggagCCCCacctaatacattttaaaatttatttttgtttatgttcaaGAAAATTATTCctgaaaatagttttgttttgttttgttttgttttgtttttgctaattaGGCCATTTTGGTAAACTCATTCATTCTACTAATTTGCCAGttgattattttggattttctgggTAGATAATCGTATCATTTGAAACTGAGAGTTTCTAACTTTCATTacacttttcatttcattattttacttttggaGGGCTCCTGAACTGACTaaccctcccactcccccatgtgtttgtattagtctgctcaggctacCATTCTGAAGACTACAGTCTGGGTAGCTTaaacaccagaaatttattttctcacagtttggaTTCTGGAAGTCCAGGATGAAGTGCTAGCAAAATGTTTCGGATGAGACCTCACTCCTCAGGTTGCAGACAGtcccttctcactgtgtcttctcCTAGCCCTTTCTTTGTGCGCTCTCAGAGAAAGGATTCTGGTGTCTCCctcctcttataaagacaccagtcctggggcgcctgggtggctcagtcagttaaacattcgactttggcttgggtcatgatcttgcagttcatgattttgagccccatgttgggctctgtgctgacagctcagagcctggaggcttcccctcccctactcgcactctgtatctctctctctctcaaaaataaaagatttaaaaaaaaatttttttttgaataaaaaataaagataccagTCCTATCAGATTAGAGCCCTATCTTTATGCTTCATTTGGCCTTAATTATCTCCTTAAAGGCCCGATCTCCAAATATAGCCACACTGGGGATCAGAGCTTCAACATATTCCATTTCTGGGATATCAGCATAATCCAATTTCTgaattagcattaaaaataatatttttaggggcacctggctggctcagttggtgaagcatgtgactcttgatctcagggttttgagttccagccccatgttgggtgcagagattacttagaaataaaatctttttaaaaataatgagttaaaaaatatttttattttttattctaaatatctGAGAAATAATGTgtgaaaaatgtacaaaataaaattaatttgatatAAACCAGAGTTATCACATaggtttatttgaaaaatgtatgtttgtgCATAGATCACTTAGTTCATGGTAGAGATAgaccaaatatttaaacaatactTATTGATTGATAGTAGAACTGCCACAAACCTTTGCtagtatgtgtgtgttgtgtctaAAATGTCcataagtggggcgcctgggtggcgcagtcggttaagcgtccgacttcagccaggtcacgatctcgcggtcagtgagttcgagccccgcgtcgggctctgggctgatggctcggagtctggagcctgtttccgattctgtgtctccctctctctctgcccctcccccgttcatgctctgtctctctctgtcccaaaaaaataaataaaaaacgtttaaaaataaaaaaaaaataaaatgtccataaGTAATTGTGTTTTAATATCATATAGATAAGTGGTTTATGTTCAAAAAgcaatcattcatttttttccatttgttcagtAAAGACTTGCAGTTGGGAAGTGGGTGTATTTCAATACAAAGATATCATCTCTTCCTGGTGTTTGAAGACCTTAGTTTATTCTCCTTGAACTTAAGTGgtaaatactgtaataaatagAAATCTCTATTTTCTTGCTGGCTTAAGGAAGTAGGCAAAATATTATTGCTATACAGTAGTTTATAATTCCCACTCTCTTATGAATTAGAATTTTTTGGCAAAATACCACATTTTAAGtaataaatgtatgtgtttattcTGAGTGACTCCCAcacaaaattattcttaaaacttTCATTAACTGAAAAAACTGATATAAGATGACTTAGGTAAAGTATTAACATGTTTTAAATACCTTGTAAACATTCAACAATTGTTAGTTGCCTGGTATTCCttaaaagagcaaaaattaaagatatgcataatgaaaaaaagatatttatttgatATATGCCTTATACAGGTTGTGCTTTTTGCAAGACTgcagacttcattctttctcctttctattcCATATCCAATCTCAAAGAGgctgttaaattttattattgaaatatagttaacacacaatattatattaatttcaggtgtacaatatagtgacttgGCAACTCTATACCTTACACAGTGTTCCCCACagtaccatctgtcaccatatgacATTAGTATAATATTATTCATTATATTCCTTCTGCTATACTTTTCATcctatgacttatttatattgtaactggaggtttgtacctcttaattcccttcccCTATTTCTCCCACTCTTTTGCCCTCTTCCtttctggcaactaccagtttgttctctgtatttataagtctttctgtttctaggttttgtggtggttgtttgttttattttttaagatttcacatgtaagtgaaatcatacggtatttgtcttcgtcttatatcacttagcataataccctattATAAGATGCCCATACGacgcaaagcaatctacagattgaatATATTCCCTATCAAGGAAGGTCTTTTTAGAAAAAAGTGAACACATTGACTAAAATCCCACACTTTTACAGACATGACTGGATTCAGATATCCTTGAGTCCAAATCCCTGCTCTGCATTCATTATGGTTTGGTAACCTTGGCAAGTTCCTTATTCTCTCTCAGCCTCAATTTTCCCATTCATAAAATTAGGATAATCATATACTCCTTACGGATCTTCTGTGAGAACTACATAAAATAACCTAAGTGAAATCCTAAATAGAAGCTCAGTAGATGAcatgttattattgttgttattattattgtaattaaaCACTTGTGTTTTCTTATATgctgattttatttgaaatatttaacttATTCATAGAAAGGAGTCTGGACAAACCTTAAGGAGTCTAATTTCtaactatgatttttaaaatatctacttgAACTTTTGAGTTTCTTGTAATATTATATCCAGGACTCCAAATTTTGTTCTCAGTTGCACCAAAGACTATAAAACATCCTTTGTTAATGGTGGAAAATAAACAGCTTCTTAGGAAATAAGACTTCGTCACACAAGAGTGTATAGATTTATATCCagttctttgattaaaaaaagagaaaacgcCTTTCTAGAGTCAGAAATGTTTCTCAAACCACTATAGAATAACAATTATGActctccactttttatttttattgctggatTGAAAAAGATGATTCTCTACAATGCCTACCCCAGGAGGAATTATTCCACAAATAAGGGCCCAGCGTGACATTTATGAGAAAGCCAGGGTCCTCCTGTGCAAAATTGATTGGTTCTCAGCCAATGGGCTCCCGGGCGTTGCAAACAAAGGCACCTTCTCCACTGGGACCTATCAGATGCAGGGCAGAGTATTGCCTCTGCCTTTGGAACTTCAGGAAATGCTCAACTCCTATCTGGGCAGCACACATCTGTGGCCAGCAAAGAGGAAcctggctttgaaaatgaaacAACTTCCTCCTCAATTCGTTTCCATCTTGGCCATCTATTGCTTCTGCATGCTACAGATTCCCTCCTCAGGTAAGGAGATCCCTTCATCAGACCCCCAGCTGGGCTGAGCTCTAACCCTTGATCCTTCAGGGTGGTTCTGGGTCCTGGAAGGAGTCCAACATAATCCCCTCACCTACCTCCATTTCCACCCTTTTGAAATGGCTTCCCATTTGTCCCTAACCTTTAAGAGAGGGTGGACAGAACTAGATGCTGCAGCCTTTTACCGAAGGACATGACTCCCTTGTGGAACTGTCGTTAAACAGCTCCTGATTTAGGGCTGTCCCAAAGATGAGCTGCTAAAACTGTGAGGGATATGAGCTGGAGACCCCGATGTCTTAGCCATCTGTGTTCCTGGAATTCTGAAGAGAGAATACAGTAAAATTGAGTTTACAGACATGAGGACTGGGGATTGAGGGACAGTTGAAGAGGAGCGGGAAAGGAACGCAAACaggaaaaaggaatattttcatgGCCTTTCTGTGGGCTCCCTGGAGACAGGATCCCAGACAGAGCTGCGGAGGCCCCAAGTCTTAGTGGGCTTGGGCGCTGTCCGAGGATCTGACTGGACAAGGCTATTGCTTCACCAGCTTCTGAGAAACCAGTACCTTTACAGGGAACCAAGGGTGGGATATGGGATCAGTAGTCGGAATGCATTACCAATTTCAAGGTAATTCACCAAATGATACAGGGAGGCATGTGGTGGCAGCTCCAATTGGAAATGTGGACTATTTCAAAATTTCAGACTtttccattagaattttgatttaGGGGTGtagaaaagttttgaaaatatattcaaacagaaaatatatttcaagcaGTATGTTTGTTTTGCTGTGTCTTACAGTATAATCGCAAAACCTAGACATTGCAAGGAATCTTGGAGGTCGTCTAATTTAACCTTTCATGGCAAGCAGGGATCTATGATTTCCCTGTTTGATTACTTTCAGTGACACCCAACTCACTACCAGCCTAAGAGAGCCAGTAACTGCCTCTTCTTGGGTCCAGTAGAATCTTGTTTATATTACACTTTGGGGAATTTgttattaccttttatttatctatctatatatttatatccacCTCCCCCTTTTTcctatttaagtttttttgtttcccGAGGATAAGGTTCCTATAGTCTTTATCATTTGTACTGTTAACACAGAACCTGTTAATAAATCCTTATAGGATTGGTTCAAATTACTTTGCATTTTTGAATGGCTCCAATCATCAAAAATTTCTTTACACTAAACTGAAATCTGATCACATGTAACTTGTAACCATTAGCCTGAGTTATTATGTATATACTCTTGAGCCAAATATTCCCTgtcccacatttaaaaaaatctaagttcAGGGTTTTACATTTATCCCATTAATTTCACCTCTCCAACAGATTTCTCCAATTTCTGTATTAGCTATTCCCCCAAGTATTGCATCGTGTACAAACGAGATAGAGACTTCATTTAGGCCAGGTAGAGGCTGACTGGCATAGGGTGCAGCTGGTAACACCCTTGCCCAGACCTACCCCTGCTTCTGATGAAGCAAAAGAACAAGTATCTGTACTTCTTAAAAGTTCCTAGACTGACTCTGATGCACACACTTTCTTGACACCATCTCCTAATATGCTATCTCCATAAAttccataaaaatacaaattaagtttTTCCCTCTTGAGTTACTAACTCTTATGTTGGTAACTCCtggtaaattaaaaaaggaattgtgtttaattaattttagtaCAAATCTCACTTTTACTGTTGTAGgtagaaatgtgttttctttgtaaatcctttttaaaatattgtatttctaGAATCTCTGTATGTTTTTCAATGTAAAGATTTAAAAGTTAATGCTATGAACTTTTTTctctaattaatatttttgtgatttcTCATAATAGGATTTCCTCGACCTCTAGCTGATCCCCCAGATGACTTGGATATCATGCAGCTTGAGGTACGCTGCTATTCAGTAATGTGcgatttttatttcatcttggcCTTGAAAATATCACGTGGATAATGTTcacttaaaactattttaagatCAGATTCTTGGCTGCAGCAGGAACTCATATTGCCATTTTCATAGCCTCATTTAAGGCATCCTGAGAGTTGTGTTGAAATTCACTGCCACTGTGTGAGAAGGTAATGCAAGGTTCATAAATGGGACAGTTTTAGAGTTTTATATGTGTTGTAATAGATTTCTATTGACTAAAGAATTTAGACTTACCTTTGATTCGAATTTAGACTtatctttgattcatttttcatatttttctttagtggCTGGCATATGGGGCAACTCTTTCTTGGCAAACTAAGGTAAAACAGttatatgcatataattattCTTTAAGTTATAACAATTTACATGTTTATATCATAATTGATATCTGTAAGAAGCACAGTTTTTTGGTACCTCCAGGAGAAATCTGTGTGTATGTCTAAATACATGTGTAAGAATGTAGTTTTAGGAAATAACAAGTGAATCTGTCATatataaaataccataaaatattGGTAGTTCATGTATAttcttataattattatcataatacatacatatataattatattatgtatattgtGACATATCATGGTATATGTTACAAATTGATATACTACGATATAATAGTTCTTCAAAACAATCATCTCATGTAAATGACCTAACAGTGATAGGAACCACAACAGTAATGTTTCAGTGGATACAAAGTAAATAGATCTCATGTAAAGACCCTAACAGCGATAGGAACCACAATGAACCACTTTTGATTCAGTGGAAAGTACAAGAGGGTGGTATTAGGGTGGAGTCCATGACTCTTAGCATACACTGAATATTTTCACCTTGAGGCACatcttttcttcctcacttccCCCAAGCCACAGCATACCATATCCTGGCCACATTGAGCTGTTCACTATTCCCCAAGTGCACCAGGCCTTTATATGTTTGTTTGCACAGGCTTTTCCTTAGCCAAAATGCTTTTGCAGGCTGTGTTCGCAGCTCAGACTCTAAAACCAAAGTACCTGGGTTTACCACCCAGATCTACTTAACTTTGGCAAGTTTGTTaatctgtgtctcagttttcccatctgtaataTGGGAATAATAGCCTCATGTTATTGTGAAGATTGAGGGCTTTAATATTTGTGAAGTGTTTACAACAGTAACACAGTAAATGACAGCACTTAAGTGCCAGCTGTTACCATTATCTCTGATGCCACTAATGGCCATCCTTCAAGATTCAAACATCACTTTCTCACTTACACTTCATAAGTATATCATGCCTATTTCATgcctatttcttcttattttcagtTTATCCTTATGCATATGTTTGAAGACAACTGTTCTCTCTTATCTTCAAAACTAATCTTATAGCCTTGATATCCAGAGCAAAAATTTAGGGTGAAAACTCAGTTTTCTATCTCCTTGCCACTGCCTGTTCACTTCACACCAAATGGGCTTCCCTACCCCTCAAATGAAGGCTGCAAGGATGTCCCCTACATAAGCAGAAGAAGTGGAAGTGTGGCAGTCACATGTGCTAGTTACAGTATTAAATTGGGTTATAGGTTTCCCCAAGTGCAAGGTGCCACATGGAATGAATTTCCTTCCACTTTCTCCATCGTTCCAAAGCTGATCCTGTTCGTCATCACCAGTTGTAGAAGAGCAAGGGCTTGTTCAGTGAACAGAactatcaatatttttaaatctatggaTAGAGAGATTGTGGCTCTTCCTGGTCTTGCTCCTACATTAAAATATGACCTGTGGCATGTCACTTCCTTTCCTGGGGCTCTGGTTCCCTCAACTATCCCATGTCTGGATGAGCTACCTGGGCTCTAAGTCCACTTCCAGTCCTGCTCTCCAAAAAAGCCAGGTGTGTGTCTCTAGGGGACTTCTATCTTGAAGCAATTCAGAAAGCAGAGTTATATTCTACAAATAATGACACCTGTGGAAAGTCTTCCTGTTTTGTGTTTCTGGTGGGATCAGAAGTTTAGATGGGAGGGTGGCAATAGATTCTTATGAACACAGCTCTACCATTCATCCATTCAGAAAAATACATTCATTGGAAGCATGCCATATGTTAGGCGCTAAAGGTGCAGTAgtggccaaaataaacaaaactaccTGCTCTTCATGAAACTtaagttctaggggcgcctgggtggctcagtcggttaagcgtccgactttagctcaggtcacgatctcacggtccgtgagttcgagccccgcgtcgggctctgggctgatggctcagagcctggagcctgcttccgattctgtgtctccctctctctctgcccctcccccgttcatgctctgtctctctctgtctcaaaaataaataaacgttaaaaaaaattttaaaaaaacaacttaagttctagttagggaaaaaaatcataaattagaTAGGTaagtacattttgaaattatttttatgtaaaaagacaaaattaaagcAAGGAAGGTGCATATGAAATGTTGAGAATGGAGTTCTAGCACCTGGAAAAGCATCTTCATGTTCCTTGTTATTTTTTGGCCTGAAACATAACAGTATAAAGCTGATGAATATGGCACAAAAAATGATTGTTTGCCCAATAAGTGTccagaaaacacacatacactcacacatacatgacgggtgtgtgtgtgtgtgtgtgtgtgtgtgtgtgtagaatacATAAGTATCAGCTGCTTCCCATGTAGAAACTCTCCACAGTTTGCAGAAAGATGTAATTTTATCAACAGCAACAAGTTAGAAGTATTAGTAACAACTTTCATTTCTGTCTGGATTGAAGTTTGAGTTGATTCAAGAAGATTTCAGTGTGATTGAGGTGTGAATGATCAATATTATCCAGATCAGCATATTTGCAATATCATTGACAGTAATCCTCAATCAATTTTACAAAATGCGGGCATGGAAACCTGATTTATTGTTTTGTAAGATGTCTTCTTCACAGCAGTATCCTGGAGTAGGGTGTGCTGCCTGTGCAACCATCCCTGTCGTCATCCCTGCCAACAAGGGCAAGGTGGTGCTCTAACAAGGACTTAGAAATGAAAAGTTGGGCTTTCTGCAAAGAGATTGGAAGTTCATGTAGAAAGcatttggggaggtgggggtgaggaagaATTTGGTTGATTTGAACCAACCCTAAAAAAGCTGAATTCCAGGGTACACCcagcaacaaattaaaaattgcaatcattggggcgcctgggtggcgcagtcggttaagcgtccgacttcagccaggtcacgatctcgcggtccgtgagttcgagccccgcgtcaggctctgggctgatggctcggagcctggagcctgtttccgattctgtgtctccctctctctctgcccctcccccgttcatgctctgtctctctctgtcccaaaaataaaattaaaaatgttgaaaaaaaaaaaaatttaaaaattgcagtcattaattttatttcaactcTTTGATGGTTATCTGGCACATGATTAGGGGATTGCTTGTGT from Neofelis nebulosa isolate mNeoNeb1 chromosome 9, mNeoNeb1.pri, whole genome shotgun sequence includes these protein-coding regions:
- the NMS gene encoding neuromedin-S isoform X5, producing the protein MPTPGGIIPQIRAQRDIYEKARVLLCKIDWFSANGLPGVANKGTFSTGTYQMQGRVLPLPLELQEMLNSYLGSTHLWPAKRNLALKMKQLPPQFVSILAIYCFCMLQIPSSGFPRPLADPPDDLDIMQLEWLAYGATLSWQTKDSRTDAGDFTKKDHTATLGRPFFLFRNSVAKRNWIR
- the NMS gene encoding neuromedin-S isoform X3 yields the protein MPTPGGIIPQIRAQRDIYEKARVLLCKIDWFSANGLPGVANKGTFSTGTYQMQGRVLPLPLELQEMLNSYLGSTHLWPAKRNLALKMKQLPPQFVSILAIYCFCMLQIPSSGFPRPLADPPDDLDIMQLEWLAYGATLSWQTKDNQDIYKRDSRTDAGDFTKKDHTATLGRPFFLFRPRNGRNTEANTQ
- the NMS gene encoding neuromedin-S isoform X4, with translation MPTPGGIIPQIRAQRDIYEKARVLLCKIDWFSANGLPGVANKGTFSTGTYQMQGRVLPLPLELQEMLNSYLGSTHLWPAKRNLALKMKQLPPQFVSILAIYCFCMLQIPSSGFPRPLADPPDDLDIMQLEWLAYGATLSWQTKDSRTDAGDFTKKDHTATLGRPFFLFRPRNGRNTEANTQ
- the NMS gene encoding neuromedin-S isoform X6, with the translated sequence MPTPGGIIPQIRAQRDIYEKARVLLCKIDWFSANGLPGVANKGTFSTGTYQMQGRVLPLPLELQEMLNSYLGSTHLWPAKRNLALKMKQLPPQFVSILAIYCFCMLQIPSSGFPRPLADPPDDLDIMQLEWLAYGATLSWQTKDNQDIYKRDSRTDAGDFTKKPRNGRNTEANTQ
- the NMS gene encoding neuromedin-S isoform X1, with the protein product MPTPGGIIPQIRAQRDIYEKARVLLCKIDWFSANGLPGVANKGTFSTGTYQMQGRVLPLPLELQEMLNSYLGSTHLWPAKRNLALKMKQLPPQFVSILAIYCFCMLQIPSSGFPRPLADPPDDLDIMQLEWLAYGATLSWQTKFPPVHPLMSLAAQLANRRMKRFQQQRDSRTDAGDFTKKDHTATLGRPFFLFRPRNGRNTEANTQ
- the NMS gene encoding neuromedin-S isoform X2 → MPTPGGIIPQIRAQRDIYEKARVLLCKIDWFSANGLPGVANKGTFSTGTYQMQGRVLPLPLELQEMLNSYLGSTHLWPAKRNLALKMKQLPPQFVSILAIYCFCMLQIPSSGFPRPLADPPDDLDIMQLEWLAYGATLSWQTKFPPVHPLMSLAAQLANRRMKRFQQQRDSRTDAGDFTKKDHTATLGRPFFLFRNSVAKRNWIR
- the NMS gene encoding neuromedin-S isoform X7, giving the protein MPTPGGIIPQIRAQRDIYEKARVLLCKIDWFSANGLPGVANKGTFSTGTYQMQGRVLPLPLELQEMLNSYLGSTHLWPAKRNLALKMKQLPPQFVSILAIYCFCMLQIPSSGFPRPLADPPDDLDIMQLEWLAYGATLSWQTKDNQDIYKRNSGANTSS